The region GGTGGAATCCACTGTTAATAAACTGGCAGCAGAATTAAACATCGATCCGGCGGAATTTAGATTAAAAAACCTGATCAAGGCCGGAGAAACCTGCCTTTATCATGGTGATGAACAGTTAGGTAGTTCCACTTTGCACCGATGCATTGAAAAGGGTAAAGAAATGATTGGGTGGAATGAGAAATACCCCAGCAAAGAAATCGGCAACGGCCGAGTGCGGGCAGTGGGCATGGCGGTGACGATGCAGGGTTCCGGTATCGCGGGCATCGATACCGCTTCGGCAGAAATCAGGCTGAATGATCGGGGTAGCTATACTTTGTTAATTGGTTCCACTGATATGGGTACCGGCAGCGACACTATCTTAGCCCAGATGGCGGCAGATGTTTTAGAAACCACTGTGGATAACATCATTGTCAATGCTGCAGATACAGATATTTCACCCTTTGACCCCGGTTCCTATGCTTCCAGCACCACCTATGTCACCGGCATGGCGGTGGTTAAAGCGGCAGAGGATTTAACCAAACAAATACTGCAAACCGGTGCCAAAATGTTAGCGGTGCCGGTGGCAGAAGTGGAATTTGACGGTCAGCAAGTTAAAACCTTGGCCGGAGATAAAATAATTAGTTTGGCAAAAATAGCTGAGGTCACTTTGGTGGGCCCGGACCACCGGCAGTTGGTGGGCACCGCCTCCCACGGTAGCCCGGTGTCACCGCCACCATTCATTGCTGGCTTTGCTGAGGTGGAAGTGGATAAACTAACTGGCAAGGTGGACTTAATAGATTATGTGGCGGTGGTGGACTGTGGTACTGTAATTAACCCCAATTTGGCAAGAATACAGGTAGAGGGCGGTATAGTACAGGGAATAGGTTATGCGCTATATGAAGACGCTCGGTTTGATAAGAACGGCGGGGTGCAAACCAATTCCTTTATGACTTACAAAATTCCAAGCCGCAAAGATGTCGGCAATATTAGAGTGGCCTTTGAACAAAGTTATGAACCAACCGGGCCCTTTGGCGCTAAGTCCATCGGAGAAGTGGTGATTAATACTCCGGCGCCGGCCATTGCCCACGCTATATATAATGCCATTGGCTTTAGGGGTACCAAGTTGCCAATCACTCCAGAAAAGGTTTTTATGGGCATCAATAAGTAGGTTTTGGGGGTGCTTTAAAATCGAACAAATATGGCAGCAACTGCTGATGAAGCTACCTTTACCGAGGGTAATAACCTTAATTGGCGGCGGGGGAAAGACCAACCTGATGTATTACCTGATGGCGGCAATAAAATCTTTGCACATATCGGCAGTTGCCACCAGCACCACCAAATTGGCCAATCAAAGGCCGCCGGGTGTTGATGTCGTTGAGATTAACAGTGTGGCAACGGCTTGTCAAGCTGTGGAACGGGCTGGGCTGGCTCAACGGCATTTGACACTGGTAAGGGGGCAAGATAAAAGTAATCCTGAAAAATTAGCGGGCATTCCCGCTGAGTGGATAGATCAGTTGGCGGCAAAGTTCCCAGAGGTGGCCTTTGTGGTGGAAGGGGACGGCTCGGCCGGTCGGTCACTGAAAGGGCACCTGGCCCATGAACCAGTGATCCCCGCCAGCAGTAACTTGGTGATTCCGGTGATCGGTATTGATGTACTGGAGGCAAACTTAGATGCCACTGCAGTACATCGGCCAGAAAGAGTCCGTGAACTGACCGGGGCATCACTGGGGGCGGTGATTGATGAAGAACTAATTGTTAAAATATTGTTCCATCCTGCGGGCTATCTGCGCAATTGCTTGCCGGGACAACAGATGATACCCTTCATCAATAAAGTGGAAACTGCAATAGAAAAGAAACAAGCCCAGATTTTAGCCAACCAAATACTGGCGCAGAAAAAACAGCGGGTACAATCTGTAGTAATCGGTAGTATTAAACAGAACCGGGCGCAGATGATAACCAGAAACGTTTCTGCGGTGATTTTGGCGGCAGGGCAGGCAAGTAGAATGGGACAACCTAAACAACTATTAACCCTAGGCGGTAGACCAATGATTTGGCATGTGGCCAATCAGGTTTGCCAAGGACGGTTTGGGGAAGTGGTGGTGGTTACCGGTGCCTATAATGAAGAGATACGGCAGGCGTTGACAGGGCTGCCAGTGAAATTTGTGCACAACAAAAATTGGGCTGCCGGCCAAGCTACCAGTGTTAAAAAGGCAGTTCAATCACTGAACAGTTCAGCCCAGGCAGTGTTGTTTGCACTGGCTGATCAACCACTGATAGATGTTGAGTTACTCAACAATCTTGTCAGCGCATACCAGGATGCCGGCGCCAGCATAGTGATCCCTCGCTGTCAAGGACGCCGTGGTAACCCGGTATTATTTGATTTAAACATTTGGCGTCAACAATTGTTAAATTTGACTGGTGATCAGGGAGCCAGATCAATTATTCAAGCTAACCCCCAAGCAGTTAAACATCTGGAACTGACCAGTAGACATTATTTTATTGACGTAGATACACCGGATGACTACCAAAAAATGAAGTTAAGATGGCAGAGCGGTGGTTGATATATGCGTAAGAGGAAGTAGACAATAATTAAAAAGTGAATTAAGTAGCAGCCTGAGTTCTATATTTATAAGGACTCAGGTTTTTTAATTTTTGCCTGCATGTTAATTGGGAAATAAGGGAATTAATTATATAAACAAAACTTACTTTAGGAAAGGTGGGGCAACATGAGTGAAGTAATGACACCGACATCCTTTGAAAAAATTCTTGATCTAACCCTTCAAGACTATTACACAAAGGGAAAAATATTTCACATAGAGGATTTTCATAAAGATATTGATAACAGTATTGAGATGGAGTTTTGCGGGGAATACTTGAGATACCCGCTAGGCCCTGCTGCCGGCCCACATACACAATTAACACAAAACTTTATATCAGCTTACCTAGTGGGTTGCAGGTATTTTGAACCTAAGACTGTGCAAGTAATAGATGGAGATAAAATGAAGGAAATGATAGCAAGACCATGTATCGATGTTAAAAATGTCGGCTACAACGTTGAGTGGTCAACAGAATTAACAGTTGAAGAAGCAAGAGATGAATATATAAAAGCCTCGGTATTAATGCAAGTTTTGGGTATTGAACTTGGACTGTCGGATGTTAAGGATTTTATACTTAATATCAGTGTAGGCTATGACCTGGAAGGAATTCAATCTAAAAAGATCTCTAACTTTATAGATGACCTTAAAGATGCCAAGGATACAGCAATATTTAAAGAGTGCCTAGAAGTATTAAAGAAAAATATAAATAGATTCAAGAGATTTAAACTGGAAGACATAGATAAGATTAGCTCTCAAATTTCAAATATAATTACTCTCTCTACAATGCACGGCAGTAAAGCCAGTGAAACCTTAGATATAGCAACTCACTTAATAGCAAATAAAAAGATGAATATGTTATTAAAATGCAACTCAACCTTATTAGGATATGACGCTGTAAGAGAAATTTTAGACAACTTAGGTTACAATGATATTGTACTAAAAAGAGAAGACTTCGAAAACGATTTACAATTCGATATGGCTAAAGAAATAATAGCTAAGTTATTAGAAACAGCCAAGCAAAACAATTTAACCTTCGGAGTTAAGTTGACAAATACCCTGCCTGTAGTTAATCACAGAAAGTTTATGCCGGGCGAAGCCATGTACCTGTCCGGAAAACCACTTTATCCAATTGCCATCAATGTGGCTAAAAATATTGCCAACGAGTTTAAAGACATACCCATGTCTATGTCTGGTGGCATAGATAAAAACAATGTATTAGATGTATTTAAGACCGGCATTGCTCCGATTACGATATCAACATTGTACTTACAACCAAGGGGATATATAAACAACATTTCTGTATTAAATGCAATGAAAAAAGCAGGACAAGCACCCAAGGGATTAAACCTGGAAGCTTTAAATGCCTTAGCTGATAAAGCAAAGGGCGATGTCAACTATAGAAACAAAGGTGATGGAAAAATTAAAGAGGGCAAACTAGAAACCTTTGACTGCCTAAAGAGCTGCGGAATCTGTGTTGACGTATGTCCAAACAGAGCAAATATGAGAGTTCCTGTTGAAGGACTGGCAGCTAATTACCAAATTATCCACATAGAAAACATGTGCAATGAGTGTGGCAACTGCCATGTGTTC is a window of Peptococcaceae bacterium 1198_IL3148 DNA encoding:
- a CDS encoding molybdopterin cofactor-binding domain-containing protein gives rise to the protein MNFVGKGIPKIDGITIATGKPVYTEDLAAADALVVKILRSPHAFAKIKAIDVSEAEKMPGVECVLTYQDVPNTRFAMSGQSYPEPSPYDRLILDQIVRYVGDEVAIVAAVDEKTALRALELIKVDYEVYEPVLDFEQAIGHQSVVHPEDDWFCNFDTGHDQDRNIVSTENLQIGDVEAELANCAVVVEETYYTQPQAHAMMETYRTFSYLDYTGRLVVVSSTQIPFHVRRQLSRALEIPASKIRVIKPRIGGGFGGKQTSVTEIFAAIVTLKTGKPAKIVYDRKETFCCSTSRHAMKIKVTMGADIEGYIRVIDIDGLSDTGAYGDHGSTVFGLVAEKTLPLYNKTKAIRFTGHAVYTNKMPGGALRGFGATQGTFAVESTVNKLAAELNIDPAEFRLKNLIKAGETCLYHGDEQLGSSTLHRCIEKGKEMIGWNEKYPSKEIGNGRVRAVGMAVTMQGSGIAGIDTASAEIRLNDRGSYTLLIGSTDMGTGSDTILAQMAADVLETTVDNIIVNAADTDISPFDPGSYASSTTYVTGMAVVKAAEDLTKQILQTGAKMLAVPVAEVEFDGQQVKTLAGDKIISLAKIAEVTLVGPDHRQLVGTASHGSPVSPPPFIAGFAEVEVDKLTGKVDLIDYVAVVDCGTVINPNLARIQVEGGIVQGIGYALYEDARFDKNGGVQTNSFMTYKIPSRKDVGNIRVAFEQSYEPTGPFGAKSIGEVVINTPAPAIAHAIYNAIGFRGTKLPITPEKVFMGINK
- the yqeC gene encoding selenium cofactor biosynthesis protein YqeC, with the translated sequence MKLPLPRVITLIGGGGKTNLMYYLMAAIKSLHISAVATSTTKLANQRPPGVDVVEINSVATACQAVERAGLAQRHLTLVRGQDKSNPEKLAGIPAEWIDQLAAKFPEVAFVVEGDGSAGRSLKGHLAHEPVIPASSNLVIPVIGIDVLEANLDATAVHRPERVRELTGASLGAVIDEELIVKILFHPAGYLRNCLPGQQMIPFINKVETAIEKKQAQILANQILAQKKQRVQSVVIGSIKQNRAQMITRNVSAVILAAGQASRMGQPKQLLTLGGRPMIWHVANQVCQGRFGEVVVVTGAYNEEIRQALTGLPVKFVHNKNWAAGQATSVKKAVQSLNSSAQAVLFALADQPLIDVELLNNLVSAYQDAGASIVIPRCQGRRGNPVLFDLNIWRQQLLNLTGDQGARSIIQANPQAVKHLELTSRHYFIDVDTPDDYQKMKLRWQSGG